ATACCAGCCGTCCTTGCAACGAGCCTATCGTTATACTCTTTTCTCATGTGCTGTGGTATAGTTTTTTGCGTTAGCGCAAATAAAATAAGCCCGGCAAAAAGCACCAAATAAACATAGATAAAGCCAAATGCTCCAAAAATTTTCATCGCATAGCTCATAAGAAGCGGCGAAAAAAGCGAAGCCAAAGAGTAGCTAAATAGCAAGGCACGTGCGACTTGCACGCTCTTTGTCTTGTCTGTGATCTCATCATTTGCCCTAGCCAGAGAAAGCCCATAAGTGCAAAAAATTCCAGCCCCAAAAAAGAATGAAAGCAGATATTCAACCGTTAAATTTTTGCCATTTAGCAAAAACAAAACCGCGCTTATTAAAGCCACACTGCTACAAAGCAAAATAGCTGGCCTTCTGCCATATCTATCAGAAAAACTACCGATAAAAACTTGAGCTAAAAAGCCTCCGATCATCGCAACCGTCATAAAAAACGATGCCTCTTTTGTGCCGTATCCTTGAAGCAAGACAAAAAGGCTTGCCATCGAAAAAAAGCCGTTTATTGCTAAGCCTGCAATGAGCGCGCCAACAAGAGCAAGCGGAACGATACCAAAAATTTTTGGAATATTTATGGGCTGACGCTCTGGGATTTGAGGCTGATTTATACGGATCAAATTTAATGGAATGCTTGAGAGCATGATAAAAGCTGCACTTATGATAAAAATTTCAAAGGTATTAAGATCAAGCGCCAAGATCAAAATGCCAAGTCCAAAACTCGTGTAAAAAACGCCTTCATAAAAGGCTATCACGCGAGATCTTATTTTATTTGGAATTTTTGCATTTAGCCAGCTTTCTATAACCATCAAAAGCGCGTAGTAGCAATATCCCAAAAATGCACGCAATATCGCCCAGAATGCTAAATTTTGATTTACCGCATGAAGCATAGCTGAGACTGCAAAA
This region of Campylobacter concisus genomic DNA includes:
- a CDS encoding MFS transporter, which produces MASSFRIIRSMGPLFLGMSLLFIGNGLVIASCSALLKQNGVGELEIGLINTGFFVGALISTITAHRVISTTGHIRAFAIFSAIFAVSAMLHAVNQNLAFWAILRAFLGYCYYALLMVIESWLNAKIPNKIRSRVIAFYEGVFYTSFGLGILILALDLNTFEIFIISAAFIMLSSIPLNLIRINQPQIPERQPINIPKIFGIVPLALVGALIAGLAINGFFSMASLFVLLQGYGTKEASFFMTVAMIGGFLAQVFIGSFSDRYGRRPAILLCSSVALISAVLFLLNGKNLTVEYLLSFFFGAGIFCTYGLSLARANDEITDKTKSVQVARALLFSYSLASLFSPLLMSYAMKIFGAFGFIYVYLVLFAGLILFALTQKTIPQHMRKEYNDRLVARTAGIATIEQNGNFADRKNKK